Within the Zea mays cultivar B73 chromosome 10, Zm-B73-REFERENCE-NAM-5.0, whole genome shotgun sequence genome, the region aatagaagaagtatacttggggGTATCTCGTGTACAtatcttcttctccttggccatgagacacgtgtgatgttcgttggggaagagagaggacttgtcgaaagtggaggcagctagtccttcattgttggagtcggatgaagagcagtctgggTCCCATTCCTtgtcgatgtgtgcctcgccctttgccttcttgtagttcttcttctcctccttcCATTTCTTTTtttgtccctggtcattttcattatcgggacattgtgcaataaaatgaccggacttaccgcatttaaagcaggagcgctttccccttaacTTGTTCTTGTTTGGGTATTCCTTGCGTCCCTCCAATGCAGTCTTGAAATGCTTGATTACAAGTGTCATTTCGTCCTCATTTAgcccagcagcctccacttgtgccactttGTTAGGTAGTGTCTCCTTGGTAGTTGTTGCTTTGAGAGAAACGGGTGGCGGTTCGTAAAGAGGAAGCGGTCCATTTGCAATATCATTCATGTACcttgcttccttcaccatcatgcgtccgcttacaaatttttcgagaatttcctcgggcgtcatcttgttgtacctgggattctcacgaatgaggtttacaagatgaggatcaataacagtaaatgaccttagcattagtcgaacgacgtcatgatccatccatcttgtgctcccatagcttcggatcttgttcaccagggtcttgagcctgttgtaggtttcggTTGACTGCTCTCCCCGTTTCAtggcgaaccttcccagttctccttccaccagttccatggtggcgtcgttaccctcgtgagagattttgagggtatcccatatttgcttggcattgtccaagccactgacTTTATTGTAGTCATCCCTTCATAGAGAtgttaacaacacagtagtagcctgtgcattcttatgaatttgctcgttaatgaaTACATGATTAtcgctactatcaaaatgcattctgttttccactatttcccaaatgttaggatgaagagagaataaatgactacatattttatggctccaaaaaagtaatcatctccatcaaagtggggggttcgaagtggaatagatagtaaatgagcatttgaattgtacgacATGCGAGAATAATAGAAAGAATAATTCTAATTAACTGTTTTTTCGTGGACGAATCTTCttcgtcgtcgtcccttggtgaagaagaggaggcatcgctgtcgtagtagatgatcttcttgatgtgcctcttcttcttcccatccttcctcttgttgtttgagcctaagtcggtgggcttgtcaccttttggctcatcaacatagaaggtctccttctccttttccttgtcgttgatcacgatcccctttcccttaggatccatctcttcggatggttagtcccttgatgaagagaacgggctccgataccaattaagagcacctagagggggatgaataggtgatcctgtaaaaatcaagactaaacgacacaaacttggtttaaaaATGTTAGTGAAGTCAAAACCAAGGTGTTATggatagagagggagagaactcttcacttgattgttcctttagaatgtgtattgaacttaggaacaatagcgcaagtgattaagtgagaactctaaggaagaaagcaatcacaatagAAACTAGcacaagtgacacggtgattttatctcgtggtttggtcaatgcctactccatgttgtggtgacctccttcggtcaaggattgcactcaattcctctcaagtgatccaaagatcaaacttgagtaccactgttttcttccttttctcaagtattccctttgtgaggaatctccacaagttggagcctatcacccttacaagattgatcacaattaaaccacaagagtaagggagggaataaaGACACACTCAAGAGCTATAGTCGCAGCAACGACACCCACACAAGTCAAGAACCGAGCACACAACACATCGCAGCAAGTTCACAGCTtaaacaagtgctcaaatctcaaacacaatgaatcgaatgcgtgcttgcggagtctaTACGTCTTAGGATTCAATGGAGGCTTAGTATTCtgctccatgcgcttaggggtcccttttatagccccagtgcagctaggagccgttggagctctatTTGGAAGACCATTATTGTCTTCTGTCCgtggacgcaccggactgtccgatgtgcacccgaCAGTGAACAGTACGCGCATAAAACGTAGCAAAGAATCCCCTGATTGGCTGGTTTCCGCTTCTGGGGGCACCAAACTGTCCAATGTGCCTATCGACTATTGGTCAGCGCTGACATGTCCACTAGCCGTTACGcagctggtacaccggactgcgACGCCTCACGCGGAACATCCGTTGAATTATAGCCGACCTAGGCTGAAAAAAACTAGGCTTCCCCAGAACGTCAGATGGACAGATCCTGAGCTGCCCTTGCTGTATAGGGTTACGAAACTGATGACGGTGAAATTTTCCATAAAACCTAGCAACACCCGAATCGATAGACAGTTGAGCAACAGGTACGATGTTGCAGTAAAGAGGAAATGGGAAGAGTTTGATAAGGAGCCGAGATTCTTCACATTGACATTAGGTCACCTTCAAATCCAATTCCAAGAGTTGCAAATTACACATTTCGGAAATCTTTTCACCTGGGTTACAGTATACACTAACAAGTTGTCATTGCGTGGCAAATCGAACACAAAAGAACACGAGCATGGTGCTATGATACATCGACGTGACAGAGAACGTACCCCGGTATCAGATGACCCAGAACCAAGCCACAATGGAACCAATGACAAGGCCAACAACGAGGAACAGCACGATGACGATCCCGGCAGTCTCCGAGTGGTGGATGGGAACAGCCTTGGGCGCGAGGATCATGAGGACGGAGGTCAGGTACCCGTTAGTGAGCCCCAGGAGGCACGTCAGCACGGTGACGGGGATCTCGGTGCGGAAAAAGCTCGGCCCGTGCAGGCAGCCGTAGAAGAGCGGGTAGAACAGGAGCCTCGCAAAGGACCCCGCGATGGCGGCGCTGCCATTCTGGAGGAGGTAGACAGCGGGCAGGGCCTTGCCGACGAGGTCGAACACGTTGTAggcggtgatgaggatgatggggtACCAGTCCCCGAGCGCCTCGGAGTGCACGTCCTCCGTGATGTACCCTGGGAAGATGGAGAGCGTGACGGCGTAGATGAGCGCCACTCCGATCCCGTACCACTTCACGGTCCCGACGATGCTCCACAGCGTCGACCTCCACGCGGGGCCCGTCATGCCGCCGCCGACCTCCGCTTTCTGCGCCCTCTTCTTCATGTTCTTGTAGTATATCACGACCGGGAGCCTGTCCGCCACGTTGTAGCACACGATGCAGATGACCATGAGGACTATGCCGGCCACGAAGTAGAGGATCGCGCTTTGCCTTAGCCCGTTCGCGTCCTGTGGGTACAGTGCCTTGGTGAAGACTCTCAGTGCCGAGACAAGCACTCCTGCAGAATGAAGTCCATGCAGAAATGTGTACTACCAGGTGTTAGAATCTGTCTGCCGACCAACTCAATCCTTGAAACATCATACGCACTGAGAAATTGCAAACAGAAACCACAGCCACCAGCTGCATTGTAATCTTTCTTATAAGCTCTGCAATTTCGTGCCCTCATTTTTCTTTTTCCCCCAATTCAATTCCCAATCCCCAATACATAGGAGTATTACTTAGCCAAATACACACAACCACCGTAATTATAAGCAATTGAACAACCACGATAAGTCCACTCCAACACACATTCTGTGCTTCATGTTCTGACGACACCTACTGGCGACTGCCGGCCAGGTTGACCATTTTGACTAGAAGCAGGATGAGAGAAATCGTGAAGGAACAATTCAGAAACCAGGTAGCTACAGTtgccaattcctcaaaatgaaggtgaTTTTGAGGAAGAATTGAAGAGGTGGGTAACTTCGATGGGGAGTATTAGAAGAGAGATCAGAAGGGGGGGGGGAGAGAaattaagagagagagagaacactGCACACCTGAGGCGGCGGTTCCGGCGACGACGGCCTGCATGTACCGTTCGGGCAGCTCCCCCGCGAAGCCGATGACGCCTCCCTGCACGAGCGCGTCGGCGACCCCGCACAGAGCCGTGGCGGCGACAGTCACATCGAACGCTCCGTACAGCCCGGCCCTCCCCTTGACGTAGATGAGGTCCATTGCGGGCACGAGCACGAGCGTGAGCGTGAAGAGCGTGAGCCCCGTGTTGATGCGGATGGGGGCGCTGGACTTGGGGAAGAAGAGCACGATGACGAGCAGGGGCAGTAAGGCGGAGACCATGTAGGATATGGAGAACACGCGGTCGACGGGGGCCCCCGGGTAGAGGAAGTCGAAGTAGTCGACGGCGGTGATGAACGCGTTCCAGGGGAGCAGGAAGCCGGCGCCCAGGGTGAAGAAGATGAGGTAGCCGATGCCGAGCCGGTCGTCTGGGGGCGGGCCCGCGGAGGGCTCGTCCGCCAGggcagacgccggcgggggcagcAGCGGCGCCGCCGTCTCCACGTCGCCGACGGCCATGGTTGGGGATCTCGGATGAGTACGGGTGGGCTTTGGACCTTGGGAGTTGTTTGTTGCTTTTGCGTTGGGTTTTCTTTGCTTCCTCGTCTGTGGTTGTGGACCTTTTGTAGTGCGGGTATCTCTACTTGTCCCACTGACAGGTGGGGTCGTGATGTTGTGGTCCGCTGACACTGATGTGTATCTGGCTGTCTGCGGGTGCGGTGTGATTCCTTTTGCCTCTGGATATTTAGGGAATGTCGTTTCAATTGATTTATTTATTTGGCTTTATGGCAGCGGTATCAAGTTATTGTTACAGGTATATTATAAGTTCATATGTTACATTACACCAGGGTTATTATGGATTTTTTATAATTCAAGTTAATTTGATTATTTTTTTAGAAATTTAAAAAGTTAATAAATAATTTTATATAATAAATTCTAGACTTTttaaattcatttaactttttccTATTTAATAATTTATTTATCACCTGTTATATTTTTTATATTTCACCGCCACTGTGCAACCACCATCATAAATCCCCAAAGACGACTACTACCATCTAGACATGGTTCTTTTTGCAAACCATTTTATGAGTGCAAAAGTGTTATTCCAACTCAGAGATTAAAACACAGTAATAGAAAGTAGTTTTCACAATGGTACAAGAATATGAAGTGAATTTATTATTTAGTAATACATGTATAAATTCTGAAATAACATTTAATGCTAATATAAAAAATGGTGTACATGACTACATGTTGCAAAATTAGGTGTTCTTTTCTACCAAGTGCCATTATTCAATTTTTTAAAAAAAGTTCCCTTGGACAGTGTATTTTGAGATAAACCTCAAATATTTCtgaaaaaatgtcaaacaagATCTTAGAATTTGGTAGCTACTAGTGTCAAAAACGATTGTTATGTAACCAAGACTTAAGTGCAAGCATCAAGGAAACCTCATGGACCTTTAGATCATGATCCAACTGtaagtcatatatatatatatatatatatatatataacacttAAACATCCTACCACCATTAGACAATGTCCAGCAGTTTACCCCATATGGTCACCTaaaaacactgttttgcactgtTTTACACTTTAAATTGCACTGTTCGTAGAGTGTAGTTTGAATATGGGTATGATGATGGATAAACTGTTGGATATAGCCTTATAATATAGTAGTATAATGTTTCTTCTCTTATTCTCTTTCTGcttctcttctccttctttcttattttcttttcttattttcttcttttctctcctgtctttcttctcttctctttCGTCTTTCTTCCCTTCTTCTCTCCATTCTATTTCAAAGCTAGACCACTTCTTAGACCCTATCTCAGCTAGGAGTGATGTCAAGCTTGTTGTAGATACATCCTTGTTGCTGGAGTGTTCCTCCACTTCATCATGAGGAGGTGCACTTGCTCCAATTTCTTGCCTTGTTACCATCTCCTCACGTGATTAAGCATTATTATGAGTGCTAGGATTCGATGTCAAATGAAAAGGATTAGGAAAGCTACATAATGTGGATATGCCTAATAAAAGAAACTTAATGTGGTGGTTAGAAATAGATGCGGTACTACCACACTTATGCATGGAATTGTTGTGCCATGGCAGTTCTAGGTACGTATAGCTGTCACTATCGCACAACAAAGCATCTCGGGTATAGAATTCAAAATCCACCCAAAGGAAATTTAGATCGAGTGATTTACTGAAGTTTCTAGGGTATTGTTGAGCCTAAGTCACCATTTGAACGATGTCATAGCTTAAGAACAAGTAGATCAAGAGCAAATCCTAAACCAACCACAACATGAGTAGAGCGCAAATTAAAATAattgcaagaacacaagagaaaaGTGATTTATACTATGTTTCAGCTTGCTATTAAATATTCCCTACCTCCACATTAGAGGAAGCTACTAACGCTTGGGTTCTAAGAACCCTATCCTATTCTCAAGTCAAGAATCAAAGTCTCTTGATTTAGAGTTCTTATTAGATGTTGGGAGAGATTACAAATTTCCCATATTATCCACAAGAGCTTAGATGCTTCAATGGGAGACACCTTGCTAGCTAGGAGCCCTTGCTCCAATAGTAATTAACGCAATCCACCAGTTTGGCGAGAACCAAATGCTTTAGAAGTTTGATATTAGTTTAGACAATTCTCTAAGAAACTTTAGAGAATAATCTCTAAAGAAATCTCAAAGGGAGTCAAAGAAGAGCTTGGGAGCCTTAAATGAGGTAAGGTAGCTTAGCTTGAGAAAGTATGTTTTTGGGGTTGAGTTGATCACTTGGTTACACAATTAAGCTCATGTATTTCATCTCTCTTATAGTACAttgtgttgggtctatgcttcgtcgccgaaggtcttatagaaagaagtggtcctcggctgaagctgtttgcataagatagccgaaggttcctcttcgtgaagcttcggtattacaaaccgacttaaagatagaatgaccttttagtccataaaggtctgagtcaatgttgtaagcttttataaggggcatacttgtaattcctcacaggctgcgccctgtgcctataaatagtgaacagtattccgttactgttcgggCATTCTAGTAATGGCAATCGCATTTTtcggaatccaaccttttgccaaggcagaggtattactgTATTCAATgactcaatatattaagtaaatgtaatgtaattcgtctatgatttatttgtcCCTTTCATACCTTTCATTTCATCTCATCTTGCAATATCTATTGATATTTCAATACGAAGGTAaaagcttcgtaattttacttTCATCAactttcgtccaaggcccattatcctcaagggaataatgtttcatggacgaaggacgttgatatttaacattttatgttgccttgttcttaattcatagcacttgagaacaagtctccaacattggcgcccacctccggtgaactcacttccacttttcgagttgatggcttcgttcaacgatcaagctggagctgcttcggtcccgaagctggtgctcccaatcacaggtggttcgtcctcagagccagctaacaagaaacaaaagaaggaagcacagagaagggtacaacatgttggggtgcaaggacccttcatcaagttaagatggtctcacattcctattaccttctcccaagaggatcttcagctcaaggattacccacacaacgatgccatggttatctcttgtgttatcaaaggatttctagtccacaatgtcttggttgatacaggcagtgcagctgacatcatatttgctaaggccttcaggcaaatgcaagagccagaagataagattcatgatgctacacatcctctctgtggcttcggaggaagacaaattgtagcactgggcaagattaccatgtcagtgaccttcgggttcatcaacaacactagaactgagcaagttgtgtttgacattgttgacatggaatacccttacaatgcaattattggtcgtggcaccctcaatgcttttgaagcaattcttcaccctgcctatctttgcatgaagataccttcggatcaaggacccatcgctattcatggaagtcaggaagctgccagaagggccgaaggaaattggactgattcaaaagcaatccataacatagatggagctgaagcttgtgaacaatacaaattcagaagagagaaagcagcttcagcagatcagccgaagcccatgctcttatgtgaggatattgcagagcagaaggtgctgttgggctctcagctatccgaagaacaagagaaaaccttgataaggtttttgttcaataacaaagatgtttttgcatggtcagccaatgatctctgcggagttaatagggatgttattgagcattcgctcaatgtcgatccatccttcagacccagaaagcaaaggcttcggaaaatgtcagatgataaggccgaaggtgctcgcaacgaagtcaaaagactcctcagtgcaggagttatcagagaagtaaagtacccagaatggctagctaatactgttatggtaaaaaaggctaatggcaagtggcgaatgtgtatcgattttacagatcttaacaaggcttgtccgaaggatgaattcccattgccaagaatagactctttagttgatgcagcagcttcttcagagctcattagtctgttagactgttattcaggctatcatcaaatttggatgaagaaggaagatgagccaaagactagcttcataactccaagtggcacatattgttatcttcggatgcctgaggggctcaaaaacgctggaggaagtttcagcagaatgactgcgaaggttctccagtctcagataggcagaaatgtgctaacttatgttgatgacatcattgtaaaaagcatgaagcaggagaatcatattgctgacttgcaggagaccttcgccagtttcagacaagctggtttaaagttgaatccagaaaaatgcgtcttcggagtaaagaaggggaaatttctaggatgcttggattcaacaaagggaattgaagctaatccaagtaagattgaagctatacttcggatggagccaccaactacaaaaaagggggctcaaagactgacaggaaggttggcatctctcaatagattcatatccagatcagcagagagaaacttaccattcttcggagtgctgaagtcagctgaagtctttcaatggggaccaatccagcagcagGCCTTCGAAGacctgaagcagtatttaatagatctaacagcattaactccacctgtgccaggggctcctttattattatatgtggcagcttcgcactcagcggtaagtgcagcacttgtccaggagaagcttgatggccaagccaggaaacaggtcccagtatattttgtgtctgaagttctcagtatatcaaagaaaaactacacagaactagagaaggtgttatatgctgttttgatggcatccaggaagcttcggcactattttcaagcttacaacataatcgttccttcttcacaacctctgaaggatattatgaggaaccgagaagctactggaaggattggaaaatgggctgcagagctcaatgaattttgtattgaatatgttcatagatcttcgattcagtcccaggcgttagcagacttcattgctgactggacgccaggggctcaggaggaagaagcaaataaagacaccgaagcatggacagtgttttgcgatgggtcctggggaaccttcggagcgggagcggctgctgtgttgatttcaccttccaaagttaaaacttgttatgcggcaaagcttgattttagttgcacaaacaacattgccgagtacgaagccttgcttctgggtcttcggaagctaaaagcaatgggaatcagaagggctgttcttaaaactgattcccaagttgtttcgggtcatatcgacaagagttgcaaggctaaagatccgaagcttgaaaagtatctggatatggttcgaagagttgaagcttccttcgagggattttctgtcaaaaatattcctcgaggacaaaatgagcatgctgatttgctagctaagtcagcagcacaggggctgcccttaccttcggatgtcttcttcgaaacaataaaagcaccttcggtggaacttcttgaaagagcagtcctcaatatatctcctgtttatagcgaagattggagaactgagattatctcttaccttcaaggaaaattcctttcagatgacgaagcttataacaggaggatagaggcaagggctcgtccatatgtcatgatagaaggagagttgtacaagcatggagtttgtgctccgctactcaagtgtttatccagaaccaaaggtatagagttgatgaaagaaatacatgcaggcctctgtggatctcacattggatccaggccgttacttggaaaaattttccgccaaggattttattggccgaaggcagcttcggatgcagcggaattagttcaaaagtgcgaaggttgtcagaaatgtgcacgagatcaaaaacaaccttcgtccctaacacaactcatacaacccatttggccattgcaaaggtggggccttgacttgttaggtccgttaccaccggcccaagggaacttaagatatgttgtagtggcagtggaatatttttctaaatggattgaagcaaggcctttagccacaataacttcggccaccgtccaaaagtttttctggcagaatattgtttgtcgtttcggggtaccaaaggctattactgtggataatggaacacagtttgattccgaagcttttagggatttctgtgatcagattggtacgaagatccattttgcatcagtcagacatccggagtcaaatggactcgttgaaagagccaatgacattataatgacaggaataatgaagttaatcttcaatcaacccaggggaaaatggccagatcagttaaccaaagtggtgtggagccacaatacaacaacatcaaggtctacaggctttactccattcaagttattattcggtgacgaagcaataactccggaggaagctaaaaccggatcaataagggtaa harbors:
- the LOC100282071 gene encoding nucleoside transporter (The RefSeq protein has 1 substitution compared to this genomic sequence) encodes the protein MAVGDVETAAPLLPPPASALADEPSAGPPPDDRLGIGYLIFFTLGAGFLLPWNAFITAVDYFDFLYPGAPVDRVFSISYMVSALLPLLVIVLFFPKSSAPIRINTGLTLFTLTLVLVPAMDLIYVKGRAGLYGAFDVTVAATALCGVADALVQGGVIGFAGELPERYIQAVVAGTAASGVLVSALRVFTKALYPQDANGLRQSAILYFVAGIVLMVICIVCYNVADRLPVVIYYKNMKKRAQKAEVGGGMTGPAWRSTLWSIVGTVKWYGIGVALIYAVTLSIFPGYITEDVHSEALGDWYPIILITAYNVFDLVGKALPAVYLLQNGSAAIAGSFARLLFYPLFYGCLHGPSFFRTEIPVTVLTCLLGLTNGYLTSVLMILAPKAVPIHHSETAGIVIVLFLVVGLVIGSIVAWFWVI
- the LOC100282071 gene encoding nucleoside transporter isoform X1 → MAVGDVETAAPLLPPPASALADEPSAGPPPDDRLGIGYLIFFTLGAGFLLPWNAFITAVDYFDFLYPGAPVDRVFSISYMVSALLPLLVIVLFFPKSSAPIRINTGLTLFTLTLVLVPAMDLIYVKGRAGLYGAFDVTVAATALCGVADALVQGGVIGFAGELPERYMQAVVAGTAASVHISAWTSFCRSACLGTESLHQGTVPTGRERAKAKRDPLLRGRHSPHGHLHRVLQRGGQAPGRDILQEHEEEGAESGGRRRHDGPRVEVDAVEHRRDREVVRDRSGAHLRRHALHLPRVHHGGRALRGARGLVPHHPHHRLQRVRPRRQGPARCLPPPEWQRRHRGVLCEAPVLPALLRLPARAELFPHRDPRHRADVPPGAH